A single Meles meles chromosome 20, mMelMel3.1 paternal haplotype, whole genome shotgun sequence DNA region contains:
- the GDF1 gene encoding embryonic growth/differentiation factor 1, translated as MSPPCYRPGRRVLFLLLALLLPSLTPTRAPAPPGPAAALLQALGLPNVHRGAPTPRPVPPVMWRLFRHRDPQEARVGPRRMPQETTLRPCHVEELGVAGNIVRHIPDRGASTRPPEPAWAAGQCPEWTVVFDLSAVEPAERPSRARLELRFAAAEAPAGWELSIRQAAEGQGAGAGPVLLRQAVPTLGTPVRAELLGAAWPRNTSAPRSLRLALALRPRAPAACAHLAEASLLLVTLDPRLCHPLVRPRREAEPVVSGSPGGACRTRRLYVSFREVGWHRWVIAPRGFLANYCQGQCALPATLSGPGGSPPLNHAVLRALMHAAAPGAGGLPCCVPARLSPISVLFFDNSDNVVLRHYEDMVVDECGCR; from the exons ATGTCACCGCCGTGCTACCGTCCTGGCCGCCGcgtccttttcctcctcctggcCTTGCTGCTGCCTTCACTGACCCCAACCCGCGCCCCAGCGCCCCCAGGCCCCGCCGCCGCCCTGCTCCAGGCTCTCGGGCTGCCCAACGTGCATCGGGGCGCCCCCACACCTCGGCCCGTACCCCCCGTCATGTGGCGCCTCTTCCGCCACCGGGACCCCCAGGAAGCCAGGGTGGGCCCGCGGCGGATGCCCCAGGAGACCACCCTGAGACCGTGCCACGTGGAGGAGCTGGGGGTCGCCGGAAACATCGTGCGCCACATCCCGGACCGCG gtgCGTCCACTCGGCCCCCGGAGCCCGCCTGGGCCGCGGGGCAGTGCCCTGAGTGGACCGTCGTCTTCGATCTGTCCGCCGTGGAACCTGCAGAGCGCCCGAGCCGAGCACGCCTGGAGCTGCGCTTTGCGGCGGCTGAGGCGCCGGCCGGCTGGGAGCTGAGCATAAGGCAGGCGGCGGAGGGCCAGGGAGCGGGCGCCGGGCCGGTGCTGCTCCGTCAGGCGGTGCCCACCCTGGGAACGCCGGTGCGCGCGGAGCTGCTGGGCGCCGCCTGGCCCCGCAACACGTCGGCGCCGCGCAGCCTTCGCCTGGCTCTGGCGCTGCGCCCCCGGGCCCCCGCCGCCTGCGCGCACCTGGCCGAGGCCTCGCTGCTGCTGGTGACCCTCGACCCGCGCCTGTGCCACCCACTGGTCCGGCCGCGGCGCGAAGCTGAGCCCGTAGTGAGCGGCAGCCCCGGGGGCGCGTGTCGCACGAGACGGCTCTACGTGAGCTTCCGCGAGGTGGGCTGGCACCGCTGGGTCATTGCGCCGCGCGGCTTCCTGGCCAACTACTGCCAGGGCCAGTGCGCACTGCCTGCCACGCTGTCGGGCCCCGGCGGGTCACCCCCGCTCAACCACGCCGTGCTCCGCGCACTCATGCACGCGGCTGCCCCCGGCGCCGGCGGCCTGCCCTGCTGCGTGCCTGCACGCCTGTCGCCCATCTCTGTGCTCTTCTTCGACAACAGCGACAACGTGGTGCTGCGGCACTACGAGGACATGGTGGTGGACGAGTGTGGCTGCCGCTGA